From the Calonectris borealis chromosome 4, bCalBor7.hap1.2, whole genome shotgun sequence genome, one window contains:
- the MTUS1 gene encoding microtubule-associated tumor suppressor 1 isoform X3: protein MGCSSSKLCLYSQCAAARREEALKQRKELSQELVNLRGELVTTSAACEKLERDRNELQVAYEGFLQKLNQQHHNDLAELEERLKQFYTAECEKLQSICIEEAEKYKAQLQEQVDNLNITHENFKLELENSHSEKVEELKKEYESSFSELKSAHESERKSLEDSFKEKQELLEKKIDELKCENDSLSEKLKLEEQKQVAKEKANLKNPQIMYLEQELESLKAVLEIKNEKLHQQDIKLMKMEKLLENNTILMDKLKKVQQENEELKARMDKHMELSRQLSTEQAVLQESLEKESKVNKRLSMENEELLWKLHNGDLCSPRKLSPSSPSVPLQSPRNSGNFSSPTVSPR from the exons agggAAGAAGCTCTGAAACAGCGTAAAGAGTTGTCTCAAGAGCTAGTTAACCTTCGAGGAGAACTAG TAACCACTTCTGCAGCTTGTGAAAAATTGGAGAGAGACAGGAATGAACTGCAAGTTGCTTATGAAGGATTTTTGCAGAAGTTAAACCAGCAACATCACAATGATTTAGCTGAGCTGGAGGAGAGGCTTAAACAGTTTTACACTGCAGAATGTGAGAAACTCCAAAGTATCTGCATTGAAGAAGCTGAAAAGTACAAAGCGCAACTCCAGGAGCAG GTGGACAACTTAAATATCACACATGAAAACTTTAAGCTGGAACTTGAAAACAGCCACTCAGAAAAAGTAGAGGAGCTGAAAAAGGAGTATGAATCCTCTTTTTCAG AGCTCAAGAGTGCCCATGAATCCGAAAGGAAGTCACTTGAAGATTCCTTTAAAGAGAAGCAAGAATTGCTAGAG aaaaaaattgatgaattaaaatgtgaaaacGACTCTCTGAGTGAGAAGTTGAAATTAGAAGAGCAAAAACAAGTAGCCAAAGAAAAAGCCAATCTT aaaaacccGCAGATTATGTATCTGGAACAGGAGCTGGAAAGTTTGAAAGCAGTGCTGGAGATCAAGAATGAGAAACTCCATCAGCAGGATATAAAGCTAATGAAGATGGAAAAACTG CTGGAGAATAACACAATCTTAATGGATAAATTAAAGAAGGTTcagcaagaaaatgaagaattaaaagcTCGGATGGACAAACACATGGAGCTTTCAAG GCAACTTTCTACGGAGCAAGCCGTTTTACAGGAGTCGCTAGAGAAAGAATCAAAAGTAAACAAACGCCTGTCAATGGAAAATGAAGAACTTCTGTGGAAGTTGCACAATGGCGACCTATGCAGCCCAAGAAAACTGTCTCCCAGTTCTCCATCCGTGCCTCTTCAGTCCCCACGAAATTCTGGTAACTTCTCTAGTCCCACGGTATCACCGAGATGA